From Lolium perenne isolate Kyuss_39 chromosome 5, Kyuss_2.0, whole genome shotgun sequence, a single genomic window includes:
- the LOC127299818 gene encoding probable purple acid phosphatase 20 — translation MVHRLFALPRPWFPVFIYSPSFGCSLDRCVLSVCITMATGRKAILALAVLAACCLSVSVSRALTSPYVRPKPRTTISELKSLLDDAHGQTPQQVHVSTVGSDMMRVTWITEDDAPPMVEYGTTSGQYPFSETGTTTSYSYLALYRSGNIHDAVIGPLKPSTTYYYRCSSDQSREFSFRTPPSSLPFEFVIAGDLGQTGWTKTTLQHIAAADYDMLLLPGDLSYADFFQPRWDSYGRLVEPLASARLWMVTQGNHEIEKVPLLEPRAFKAYNARWRMPYDAGASPSGSNLYYSFDVAGGAVHVVMLGSYTDYVAGTAQYEWLQGDLAGIDRRKTAFVVALVHVPWYNSNKAHQGEGDDMRDAMEALLYGARVDAVFAGHVHAYERFTRVYDDREDPCGPVYVTIGDGGNREGLAEKYVDPQPKTSVFREASFGHGRLQVVNATHALWTWHRNDDDEPVIADHLWISSLASNPACNK, via the exons ATGGTTCATCGGCTATTCGCGTTGCCACGTCCATGGTTCCCTGTGTTTATATATAGCCCCTCGTTCGGCTGTTCTCTCGATCGTTGCGTCCTCTCAGTCTGCATCACCATGGCAACCGGGAGAAAAGCAATATTGGCTCTCGCCGTACTCGCTGCCTGCTGTTTGTCCGTCTCGGTCTCGCGCGCCCTGACATCGCCGTACGTGCGGCCGAAGCCGAGGACGACGATCTCCGAGCTCAAATCCCTTCTCGACGACGCCCACGGCCAGACACCGCAGCAG GTGCACGTATCAACCGTAGGCTCTGACATGATGAGGGTGACATGGATCACTGAAGACGATGCACCGCCGATGGTAGAGTACGGCACGACGTCAGGCCAGTACCCATTCTCAGAGACCGGAACAACCACGAGCTACTCGTACCTCGCCCTCTACCGCTCAGGcaacatccacgacgccgtcatcGGCCCGCTGAAACCCAGCACGACGTACTACTACCGGTGCAGCTCCGACCAGTCGCGGGAGTTCTCCTTCCGGACGCCGCCGTCCAGCCTCCCCTTCGAGTTCGTCATCGCCG GTGACCTCGGCCAGACCGGATGGACGAAGACCACGCTACAGCACATCGCCGCCGCCGACTACGACATGCTCCTCCTCCCCGGCGACCTATCATACGCCGACTTCTTCCAGCCGCGCTGGGACTCTTACGGCCGCCTCGTCGAGCCGCTGGCGAGCGCGCGGCTCTGGATGGTGACCCAGGGCAACCATGAGATCGAGAAGGTACCCTTGCTCGAACCGCGCGCCTTCAAGGCCTACAACGCGCGGTGGCGCATGCCGTACGACGCCGGCGCCTCTCCATCCGGATCGAACCTCTACTACTCGTTCGACGTGGCCGGCGGCGCCGTGCATGTTGTCATGCTGGGCTCGTACACCGACTACGTGGCCGGCACGGCGCAGTACGAGTGGCTCCAAGGCGACCTCGCCGGGATCGACCGCCGTAAAACGGCGTTCGTGGTGGCTCTGGTGCACGTGCCGTGGTACAACAGCAACAAGGCGCACCAGGGGGAGGGCGACGACATGCGCGACGCCATGGAGGCGCTGCTCTACGGCGCTCGCGTGGACGCGGTGTTCGCCGGCCACGTGCACGCGTACGAGAGGTTCACGCGCGTGTACGATGACAGGGAAGACCCGTGCGGGCCGGTGTACGTGACGATCGGCGACGGCGGGAACCGGGAAGGGCTCGCGGAGAAGTACGTCGACCCGCAGCCGAAGACTTCCGTGTTTCGGGAGGCGAGTTTCGGGCATGGAAGGTTGCAGGTGGTGAATGCGACGCACGCGCTCTGGACGTGGCACCGGAACGACGACGACGAGCCTGTGATAGCCGATCATTTGTGGATCTCCAGCCTCGCGTCAAACCCGGCTTGCAACAAGTGA